The following proteins come from a genomic window of Chanos chanos chromosome 15, fChaCha1.1, whole genome shotgun sequence:
- the LOC115828492 gene encoding zinc-binding protein A33 isoform X1, with amino-acid sequence MASKSSVSEEDYFCPVCCEIFRDPVVLSCSHSVCKDCLHKFWEQKHSTECPVCRRRSSKLEPPANLALRNLCESFLQEKSQRTSAGSEEFCSLHSEKLKLFCLDDKQPVCLVCRDSKKHTNHKFRPANEAAGDRREELKTALKPLQEKLKIFKKVKLSWDQTAEYIRSQAKHTERHIKEEFEKLHQFLRDEEAARIAALREEEEQKSQMMKEKIEEMSTEIKHLSDKIRAIEEEIKSEDISFLKNFEATKNRAQCTLQDPEMVSGALIHVAKHLGNLKFRVWEKMQEIVQYTPVILDPNTAEPRLILSEDLTSVRFSDERQQLPDNPERFDTCAFVLGSEGFNSGTQCWDVDVENNTEWSVGVATESDHRMQEGVFDGIWRLWCWNGKYRSCSPGQSGTRIRFNKKLQRIRVQLDWDRGKVSFSDPLTNTHIHTFTHTFTERMFPFLCNVCNLSPLRILPLKLSVDELRSDNTSFCSRNHHIHYAELIKSI; translated from the exons ATGGCTTCAAAATCATCAGTGTCAGAAGAGGATTActtctgtcctgtgtgctgtgaaatcttcagggatcctgttgtcctgtccTGTAGCCACAGTGTCTGTAAAGATTGTCTGCACAAGTTCTGGGAACAAAAGCATTCTACTGAATGTCCAGTCTGCAGGAGAAGATCCTCAAAACTTGAACCTCCTGCAAACCTAGCTTTAAGGAACCTGTGTGAGTCTTTCTTACAGGAGAAAAGTCAGAGAACTTCagcagggtctgaggagttctgcagtctgcacagtgagaaactcaaactcttctgtctggatgataaacagcctgtgtgtttggtgtgtcgggattcaaaaaaacacacaaaccacaaattcaGGCCAGCTAATGAAGCTGCAGGTGATAGGAGG GAGGAACTcaagactgcactgaaacccctacaggagaaactgaagatctttaaaaaagtcaaactgtCCTGGGATCAAACGGCAGAGTACATTAGG TCTCAGgcgaaacacacagagagacatattaaagaggagtttgagaagCTTCATCAGTTTttacgagatgaagaggcagcTAGGATAGCTgcactgagggaggaagaggagcagaagagtcagatgatgaaggagaagattgaggagatgagtacAGAGATAAAACACCTTTCAGACAaaatcagagccatagaagagGAGATAAAATCTGAAGACATCTCATTCCTGAAG AACTTTGAAGCCACAAAGAATAG AGCCcaatgcacactgcaggatccagagatggtttcaggagcactgatccatGTGGccaagcacctgggcaacctgaagttcagagtctgggagaagatgcaggagattgttcaataca ctcctgtcattctggaccccaacactgcagaaCCAcgactcatcctgtctgaggatctgaccagtgtgagattcagtgatgagagacagcagcttcctgataatccagagagatttgatacaTGTGCTTTTGTCCTAGGCTCTGAgggttttaactcagggacacagtgctgggatgttgatgtggAGAATAACACAGAGTGGAGTGTGGGTGTGGCCACAGAGTCAGACCACAGGATGCAAGAGGGAGTCTTTGATGGAATCTGGCGTTTGTGGTGCTGGAACGGGAAATATCGGTCATGCTCCCCAGGACAGTCAGGGACTCGCATCAGATTTAATaagaaactccagaggatcagagtgcagctggactgggacagaggaaaagtgtcattttctgaccctcttaccaacacacacatacacactttcacacacactttcactgagagaatgtttccattccTCTGCAAtgtctgtaatctctctcctctgaggatcttacca CTGAAACTGTCCGTGGATGAACTCAGATCA
- the LOC115828492 gene encoding zinc-binding protein A33 isoform X2, with product MASKSSVSEEDYFCPVCCEIFRDPVVLSCSHSVCKDCLHKFWEQKHSTECPVCRRRSSKLEPPANLALRNLCESFLQEKSQRTSAGSEEFCSLHSEKLKLFCLDDKQPVCLVCRDSKKHTNHKFRPANEAAGDRREELKTALKPLQEKLKIFKKVKLSWDQTAEYIRSQAKHTERHIKEEFEKLHQFLRDEEAARIAALREEEEQKSQMMKEKIEEMSTEIKHLSDKIRAIEEEIKSEDISFLKNFEATKNRAQCTLQDPEMVSGALIHVAKHLGNLKFRVWEKMQEIVQYTPVILDPNTAEPRLILSEDLTSVRFSDERQQLPDNPERFDTCAFVLGSEGFNSGTQCWDVDVENNTEWSVGVATESDHRMQEGVFDGIWRLWCWNGKYRSCSPGQSGTRIRFNKKLQRIRVQLDWDRGKVSFSDPLTNTHIHTFTHTFTERMFPFLCNVCNLSPLRILPVQCCVRVEEHS from the exons ATGGCTTCAAAATCATCAGTGTCAGAAGAGGATTActtctgtcctgtgtgctgtgaaatcttcagggatcctgttgtcctgtccTGTAGCCACAGTGTCTGTAAAGATTGTCTGCACAAGTTCTGGGAACAAAAGCATTCTACTGAATGTCCAGTCTGCAGGAGAAGATCCTCAAAACTTGAACCTCCTGCAAACCTAGCTTTAAGGAACCTGTGTGAGTCTTTCTTACAGGAGAAAAGTCAGAGAACTTCagcagggtctgaggagttctgcagtctgcacagtgagaaactcaaactcttctgtctggatgataaacagcctgtgtgtttggtgtgtcgggattcaaaaaaacacacaaaccacaaattcaGGCCAGCTAATGAAGCTGCAGGTGATAGGAGG GAGGAACTcaagactgcactgaaacccctacaggagaaactgaagatctttaaaaaagtcaaactgtCCTGGGATCAAACGGCAGAGTACATTAGG TCTCAGgcgaaacacacagagagacatattaaagaggagtttgagaagCTTCATCAGTTTttacgagatgaagaggcagcTAGGATAGCTgcactgagggaggaagaggagcagaagagtcagatgatgaaggagaagattgaggagatgagtacAGAGATAAAACACCTTTCAGACAaaatcagagccatagaagagGAGATAAAATCTGAAGACATCTCATTCCTGAAG AACTTTGAAGCCACAAAGAATAG AGCCcaatgcacactgcaggatccagagatggtttcaggagcactgatccatGTGGccaagcacctgggcaacctgaagttcagagtctgggagaagatgcaggagattgttcaataca ctcctgtcattctggaccccaacactgcagaaCCAcgactcatcctgtctgaggatctgaccagtgtgagattcagtgatgagagacagcagcttcctgataatccagagagatttgatacaTGTGCTTTTGTCCTAGGCTCTGAgggttttaactcagggacacagtgctgggatgttgatgtggAGAATAACACAGAGTGGAGTGTGGGTGTGGCCACAGAGTCAGACCACAGGATGCAAGAGGGAGTCTTTGATGGAATCTGGCGTTTGTGGTGCTGGAACGGGAAATATCGGTCATGCTCCCCAGGACAGTCAGGGACTCGCATCAGATTTAATaagaaactccagaggatcagagtgcagctggactgggacagaggaaaagtgtcattttctgaccctcttaccaacacacacatacacactttcacacacactttcactgagagaatgtttccattccTCTGCAAtgtctgtaatctctctcctctgaggatcttaccagtgcagtgttgtgtcaGAGTGGAAGAGCACAGTTAG